One Sphingobacteriales bacterium DNA segment encodes these proteins:
- a CDS encoding SusC/RagA family TonB-linked outer membrane protein — MQKNYKRFFTLAVPKFWLFTLIFLCFGFNTFTAAAQAILSGTVTNQNNETIPGVAVKIIGTQQGTITDINGYYTLNLAGGNYSLEFSFVGYEKINRTITLAANNPQVLNITLAEESKLMNEVVIVGYGTQRRRESVGSITKVDSKELKEVIGASFQTQLQGKAPGVNIIQNSGAAGAGALVRIRGNSSISAGGDPLYVVDGIPIVQDNFALGENNGANNNPLNAINPNDIESIDILKDASQIAIYGSRGANGVIIITTKSGKNTNGKPNFEYSSNIGLSKPTKIVELLNAQEWLAVRQEAWENDGNVGRAPLPLNLTYSDIEGNDTRWYDYIIGTGVKHEHNLGMNMGKKNWRFYLGGGYSDAGSYLKDNSFERISGRANAEVQISPKINLKFNTSLARGLNRRVHEAWAGGLGTAQTSALPIYPIYNEDGSYFNLYGNPIAQRELQKIRFREWKSINNINLIVSPTKNIDWLLSGNYEYAKIGSFMHEDSLWTSTYDISKQFERTTNNASAYSTLSYKLPFANTKHGLKIMGGVEYQSKSSSRFIQEYQDVDNYMFANYNTGSNFDTLTYDDRKDYGELFASLFGRINYQFNDRYFVQGVFRRDASSKFGSNKRFGNFPSIGAGWIISEEAFLKNNPVLNYLKLKASWGITGNSDIAWTEQFAIYVIDSLGGYNGKPLQYQSKLENPDLQWEEVHATDIGLEIGLWKDRVTADISWYRKMTTKGFISESLQASSGIDALESFRNVGKIRNRGIEIGLNTRNIVTPSFSWSTELNIAFNRNKVLEVGTATPDALDGGFGDVRAVPGYPVTCNYIVRFSHVDPSTGRPVYLDKEGHETFVYDVVNNRVPIANQPDYLGGFTNTFRYKNFALSGLFTFSQGGYIYDDAAKRQLGVVTDWNMRREVLDHWTHEGQTNAPLPKLTMDMTNWGGNDNFWQNNHSLWLEDASYLRLKNVSLDYTFYPKNKKVLRSIVFRLSGTNLLTFTNYSGWDPEVGRGRENAQQRNIGGSNVTYLTPPQEKTYNIGININF, encoded by the coding sequence ATGCAAAAAAACTACAAACGATTTTTTACCCTTGCTGTTCCTAAATTTTGGCTGTTTACCCTTATCTTTTTATGTTTTGGATTTAATACTTTTACCGCCGCTGCACAAGCAATTTTAAGTGGTACTGTAACCAACCAAAACAACGAAACAATTCCGGGGGTTGCCGTTAAAATAATTGGCACGCAACAAGGCACAATTACCGACATTAATGGCTACTACACCTTAAACTTAGCAGGGGGCAATTATTCGCTCGAATTTTCTTTTGTTGGTTACGAAAAAATAAACCGGACAATTACCTTGGCCGCCAATAACCCACAAGTACTAAACATTACGCTTGCCGAAGAAAGCAAACTAATGAACGAAGTGGTAATTGTTGGGTACGGCACACAACGCCGCCGCGAGTCGGTAGGTAGCATAACAAAAGTTGATTCGAAAGAATTAAAAGAGGTTATCGGCGCAAGTTTTCAAACGCAGTTGCAGGGCAAAGCGCCGGGGGTAAATATTATCCAAAATAGCGGTGCAGCCGGCGCCGGCGCATTAGTGCGCATCAGAGGGAACAGTTCAATAAGTGCGGGTGGCGACCCCTTGTATGTTGTTGACGGCATTCCGATAGTACAAGATAATTTTGCCTTAGGCGAAAATAACGGCGCAAACAATAATCCGCTAAACGCTATTAATCCCAACGATATTGAAAGTATTGATATATTAAAAGATGCCTCGCAAATTGCCATTTATGGCTCGCGCGGAGCTAACGGTGTTATCATTATCACTACTAAATCCGGAAAAAACACCAACGGCAAACCAAATTTTGAGTATAGCAGCAATATCGGCCTGTCAAAACCAACGAAAATTGTCGAACTGTTGAATGCCCAAGAGTGGCTGGCCGTTAGGCAAGAGGCTTGGGAAAACGACGGCAATGTAGGCCGCGCCCCCCTGCCTTTAAACCTGACTTATAGCGATATTGAGGGAAACGACACGCGCTGGTACGATTATATAATTGGCACCGGAGTAAAACACGAGCATAATTTGGGCATGAACATGGGTAAAAAAAACTGGCGGTTTTATTTGGGTGGCGGATATAGCGATGCAGGCTCTTATTTAAAAGATAACAGTTTTGAACGCATTAGTGGCCGTGCCAATGCCGAAGTACAAATTAGTCCTAAAATAAACCTAAAATTTAATACATCCTTAGCGCGTGGCTTAAACCGGCGCGTGCACGAGGCCTGGGCTGGTGGGCTTGGTACGGCGCAAACATCGGCTTTGCCCATTTACCCAATTTATAACGAAGATGGCAGCTATTTCAACCTGTACGGAAACCCCATAGCCCAGCGCGAACTACAAAAAATACGTTTCCGCGAATGGAAAAGCATCAATAATATTAACCTAATTGTTAGCCCAACAAAAAATATTGACTGGCTGCTTAGTGGCAACTACGAATACGCAAAAATTGGCTCGTTTATGCACGAAGACTCCCTGTGGACAAGCACTTACGACATTTCAAAACAATTTGAACGGACTACAAATAACGCCTCAGCTTACAGCACTTTGTCGTATAAATTGCCCTTTGCCAACACCAAACACGGCCTAAAAATTATGGGCGGCGTTGAATATCAAAGCAAATCATCGAGCCGTTTTATTCAGGAATACCAAGATGTGGACAATTATATGTTTGCCAATTATAATACCGGAAGCAATTTTGATACCCTAACTTATGACGACCGCAAAGACTACGGCGAACTGTTTGCCAGCCTGTTTGGCCGCATTAACTACCAATTTAACGACCGCTATTTTGTACAAGGCGTATTTCGACGAGATGCCTCTTCAAAATTTGGCTCAAATAAACGATTTGGAAATTTCCCCTCTATAGGCGCCGGATGGATTATTTCGGAAGAAGCATTTTTAAAAAATAATCCGGTACTAAACTACTTAAAACTAAAAGCAAGCTGGGGCATTACCGGAAACTCAGATATTGCCTGGACAGAACAATTTGCCATTTATGTTATTGACTCGCTTGGTGGCTATAATGGCAAACCTCTTCAATATCAATCAAAATTAGAAAACCCCGACTTGCAATGGGAGGAAGTTCATGCCACAGATATTGGCCTTGAAATTGGCTTATGGAAAGACCGTGTAACCGCCGATATTTCGTGGTACCGGAAAATGACAACCAAGGGATTTATTAGCGAGTCGTTGCAAGCCTCTTCCGGAATTGATGCCCTTGAAAGTTTCCGGAATGTAGGTAAAATTCGCAACAGGGGCATCGAAATAGGGCTTAATACCCGCAATATTGTAACGCCATCCTTCTCTTGGTCAACCGAATTAAACATTGCCTTTAACCGAAACAAAGTGTTAGAAGTAGGCACAGCCACCCCCGATGCCTTAGATGGCGGTTTTGGCGATGTTAGGGCAGTACCCGGATACCCCGTTACCTGCAACTATATTGTTCGTTTTTCGCACGTTGACCCCAGCACCGGCCGCCCCGTTTATTTAGACAAAGAAGGCCACGAAACCTTTGTTTACGATGTGGTAAATAACCGTGTGCCTATTGCCAACCAACCCGATTATTTAGGCGGTTTTACCAACACTTTCAGGTATAAAAACTTTGCGTTAAGCGGTTTATTTACTTTCTCGCAAGGCGGTTATATTTACGACGATGCCGCCAAACGGCAATTAGGCGTTGTTACCGACTGGAATATGCGCCGCGAAGTACTTGACCACTGGACACACGAAGGCCAAACAAATGCCCCCTTGCCAAAACTAACCATGGACATGACCAACTGGGGCGGTAACGACAATTTTTGGCAAAACAACCACTCACTTTGGTTAGAAGATGCCTCGTACCTGCGCCTTAAAAATGTTAGTTTAGACTATACTTTTTACCCAAAAAATAAAAAAGTATTGCGCAGCATCGTTTTTCGACTTTCAGGAACCAATTTGCTAACCTTCACCAATTACTCCGGATGGGACCCCGAAGTAGGGCGGGGCCGCGAAAATGCACAACAACGCAATATCGGCGGCTCGAATGTAACGTATTTAACACCACCACAGGAAAAAACATACAATATTGGTATCAATATAAATTTTTAA
- a CDS encoding PKD domain-containing protein — protein sequence MKKLLIICCFFLVVPAKAQNNLPVTYFNRTYDADTTIEGFASAIPLKDGYIAAGILGFNPPINKHATAMRKYDLKGNIVLEKVFEMDNYSRFMYGGSSFIQTKSGNFTMVFNITIPVYGDQVRIIHFTEAGDTLWSKTYGDTADQVPYTIIETSDKGYFVAGWQQIGFEYTNMYALKIDSIGGFEWKNTYALKSDSDVILEHSAGFGCVETKDGGFLISGYGYKGNKFDYQMYVVKTDALGKEQWHNHYGGAFNETGALLYQSKPNTCFVFGSSYIDINEDYKPDITVLRVIVIDLLNKGVELSNKTYKMGDYIGMTSTPTKANQNEIIMAGIVLDKKNNAGWGAIIIKYDLALKDTVWVQKHHSEDIYYDDEYLRDVRPTPDGGFIAAGFVLTAPQRSWLIKTDSLGQTCSFVGCDSLIIKNCLGYYTLPQLSFNTYHIDNGIVLFNNLSQQVYTDEPGGGHYLWQFGDGTEQISNSNESVIHTYPTSEGSYTATLNAILCGDTTKLSQTVQLWAVGCQPIPQHAAPTNINEVLVLKPNPATNMVQCKFLQYNPAQQNTTLLLYNTQGVVVKKVVLTNTETAFSVTDLPKGVYYAHLPDYAYFYKLIVQ from the coding sequence ATGAAAAAATTACTCATTATCTGTTGCTTTTTTTTAGTAGTACCAGCAAAAGCACAAAATAATTTACCGGTAACTTATTTTAACCGAACTTACGATGCCGACACAACCATTGAGGGCTTTGCGAGTGCAATACCGTTAAAAGATGGTTATATAGCCGCGGGCATTTTAGGGTTTAACCCCCCCATTAATAAACATGCAACTGCTATGCGCAAATATGATTTAAAGGGCAACATTGTATTAGAAAAAGTATTTGAAATGGATAATTATAGTAGGTTTATGTATGGTGGCAGTAGTTTTATTCAAACAAAAAGTGGTAATTTTACGATGGTCTTTAACATAACCATACCTGTATATGGCGACCAAGTACGCATTATACATTTTACCGAAGCAGGCGATACTTTGTGGAGTAAAACCTACGGCGATACTGCCGACCAAGTACCATATACCATTATTGAAACAAGCGATAAAGGGTATTTTGTTGCTGGCTGGCAACAAATTGGTTTTGAATATACCAACATGTATGCGCTAAAAATAGATAGTATTGGCGGTTTTGAGTGGAAAAATACTTACGCACTCAAAAGTGATTCGGACGTTATTTTAGAACATAGTGCTGGTTTTGGTTGTGTAGAAACTAAAGACGGAGGTTTTTTAATAAGTGGTTATGGGTATAAAGGCAATAAATTTGATTACCAAATGTATGTGGTAAAAACCGATGCTTTAGGGAAAGAGCAGTGGCATAACCACTACGGAGGGGCGTTTAACGAAACCGGTGCTTTACTTTATCAAAGCAAACCCAATACCTGCTTTGTTTTTGGAAGTTCATATATAGATATAAACGAAGATTACAAACCCGATATAACAGTACTAAGGGTTATTGTAATAGATTTGCTCAACAAAGGCGTGGAACTTTCTAATAAAACTTATAAAATGGGAGATTATATTGGTATGACAAGTACGCCTACAAAAGCAAATCAAAACGAAATTATTATGGCAGGCATAGTTTTAGACAAAAAAAACAATGCAGGTTGGGGAGCTATTATTATTAAGTACGATTTAGCCTTAAAAGATACGGTCTGGGTTCAAAAGCACCATTCAGAAGATATTTATTACGACGACGAATACCTTCGCGATGTGCGCCCCACGCCTGATGGAGGGTTTATTGCCGCGGGTTTTGTTTTAACCGCCCCGCAACGGTCGTGGTTAATAAAAACCGATAGTTTGGGTCAAACTTGTAGTTTTGTAGGCTGCGATAGCCTTATAATAAAAAACTGTTTGGGGTATTACACCTTACCGCAACTATCATTTAACACCTACCATATAGATAACGGCATTGTTTTGTTTAACAATTTGTCGCAGCAGGTATATACCGATGAGCCGGGTGGTGGGCATTACCTTTGGCAGTTTGGCGATGGCACCGAGCAAATAAGCAATAGTAACGAGTCGGTTATACATACCTACCCCACTAGCGAGGGTAGCTATACGGCAACCCTTAACGCCATACTTTGCGGCGATACCACCAAACTATCCCAAACAGTACAATTATGGGCGGTTGGCTGCCAACCAATTCCGCAACACGCAGCACCAACCAATATTAATGAGGTGTTGGTTTTAAAACCAAACCCAGCTACCAATATGGTACAGTGTAAATTTTTGCAATATAACCCTGCCCAGCAAAACACCACCCTGCTGCTCTACAATACCCAAGGAGTAGTAGTTAAAAAAGTGGTGCTAACTAATACCGAAACCGCTTTTTCCGTAACCGACCTACCCAAAGGCGTTTATTATGCCCATTTGCCAGATTATGCCTATTTTTATAAGCTAATTGTGCAGTAA
- a CDS encoding T9SS type A sorting domain-containing protein, producing the protein MPKSLQFLISYGDTPEEITNNVMDYSNLAYGGLTPCQIEQIHDYLTTHTNIWFGDNLTITAPPSISNLAVTCNEANHSVISWEGAANSGYIICYSTDFNTPPICDTLLLPPNENGVIITPDLTNAYTNYEFRNLQPNTDYLFTVTAFNTNCQGTDTLFSDSGSINLLTTPNIQHIIEGSPLWINPLDSTQQAIICIEVNPLTGDTLSINPAILQVNDTIYDSTQHVVRWWVNDFLPQDTTLIDDQPLVTTQPGTYTLLLTNTSEQCSACTTFEVTTHEIGVNLFTVEGFICWGNTLTFTNYTLPAIPIESITWYRNGNLLAGETNDTLLLTAPKISIGDNAYVVVVNYTNGCQASDTITGEVKSISTTYQHDHHCTQELPLLLVNDSVDLWYKDGLAIPGAVNDSLWVTEAGEYVAYNALETLETSCKSKSAGYFIYLYDSPVINLGADTALCQNQAPLTLDVGTPPTTLNLYPDGVQTVWNTPDGFTIGQTCTANTTGQYIATTTYTYIYDIDQTHTCTTTDTIQVTINPLPTATISPTPDANGFLCGEYLTELTASGGVAYQWSTGVTTQSILAYFLPYQYTVTVTDANGCQNSTSVIVGYRALADLGADIAVCQDQVPITLSTPTPPTTNTDELEVAYLWNTGATTPAISVTQSGTYNVTVTYTNKFGEQTYTCTATDTIQVTVNPLPTPSIANDNLYDCQTTAATLCVQPQSYDNYYWSTNETSPCITIDQPGTYTLTATTPEGCQNNATYTATDFDLTGYQFTADVVIATNTTWNAASFAQGIMRTKGNIIVQPGVTLTIDNLTLHFADQKGIIVQQGVVNDVPLAGKLLITNSHLTNDICQPTQPWQGIQLHADQTQAQNTPALIDAYHAHLSTQNTTIENAMMGVAAGKTVITQIAPNLQQIEEFGGGIAAIHSTTFKNCAVGVKLHPYQFAAATTIKNSQFMITDPFIASYNNPANSYIGVWLKSINGVAITATTFNNTNPTVFDIEKQGIGVLAVNADLRLGQYYSPIDGANLSCTFTNLSKGIDAYGSANVYNALQIWHNTFTQTRRGITLNGNAYCTAIGNTFTVPQSNSTNNNTYAYWLQNANGCLIANDSIATDNIDIGNHFTFGIVANEIENGSDILDNTFTGVFEAANLFIGQNDNLNITCNSYKDLNIADWRLLDLEDIQNNNVIHTGRLNEQGVCIFDEMLNEPNHNQWHSPTNEMPKAHWHINNASTDPNFSVVVKWDENCPGCEPTDLNGAVNADYYCKSSDDICPPLYNSANGNGGGIGIGSDIGIAAINDTIRQYIAQNNYTNALQWQTVMPNTWYYLSTATSYLQQGNFGQAQNAMNNISNTQLQKWYQLNYELLQDTLDEDAVLDSLTILANYQKGTLASTLAESVLAEHENTLQLRNVGMYNNGKTKNSTIVANNNGLLQIHPNPAKNKVTISYHTPVDDASLVISDITGKIASVIVFESEQITIDTQHLPSGIYIVTLQQNHTALAMVKLVVTK; encoded by the coding sequence GTGCCTAAATCGTTACAGTTTTTAATAAGTTACGGCGATACACCCGAAGAAATTACCAATAATGTAATGGACTATTCGAACCTTGCTTATGGTGGGCTAACCCCCTGCCAAATAGAACAAATACACGACTACTTAACTACGCATACCAATATTTGGTTTGGTGATAACCTTACCATAACCGCACCGCCATCTATAAGCAATTTGGCAGTAACCTGCAACGAGGCTAACCACAGCGTTATAAGCTGGGAGGGTGCTGCCAACAGCGGCTATATTATTTGCTATTCGACCGACTTCAATACCCCGCCAATATGCGACACACTGCTGCTACCCCCTAACGAAAACGGTGTAATTATTACCCCCGATTTAACTAATGCCTATACTAATTATGAGTTTAGAAATTTGCAGCCCAATACCGACTACCTATTTACCGTAACTGCTTTTAATACCAACTGCCAAGGCACCGACACGCTTTTCAGCGATAGTGGCAGCATAAACCTGCTAACAACCCCAAATATACAACACATTATAGAAGGCAGCCCCTTGTGGATAAACCCACTCGACAGCACCCAACAAGCCATAATTTGTATAGAAGTGAACCCCCTAACCGGCGATACCCTAAGCATTAACCCGGCTATATTGCAGGTAAACGATACAATTTACGACAGCACCCAACACGTAGTGCGCTGGTGGGTAAATGATTTTTTGCCCCAAGACACCACTTTAATTGACGACCAACCCTTGGTTACCACCCAGCCCGGCACCTATACCCTTTTGCTAACCAATACCTCTGAACAGTGCTCGGCTTGTACTACCTTTGAGGTAACGACGCATGAAATTGGGGTAAATTTATTTACGGTCGAGGGCTTTATTTGTTGGGGAAACACTTTAACTTTTACCAATTATACTTTACCGGCCATACCCATTGAGAGCATTACTTGGTATAGAAACGGTAATTTATTAGCAGGTGAAACCAACGACACGCTATTACTTACAGCACCCAAAATTAGTATTGGTGATAATGCTTATGTGGTTGTGGTAAATTATACTAATGGCTGCCAAGCCTCCGATACCATTACGGGCGAAGTGAAAAGTATCTCCACAACCTATCAACACGACCACCATTGTACGCAAGAATTACCCTTGCTCTTAGTGAATGATTCGGTGGACCTTTGGTATAAAGATGGGTTGGCAATACCCGGCGCAGTTAACGATAGCCTTTGGGTTACAGAGGCGGGGGAGTATGTAGCCTATAATGCTTTAGAAACTTTAGAAACAAGTTGCAAATCTAAGTCGGCAGGTTATTTTATATATTTGTATGATAGCCCCGTTATTAATTTAGGTGCCGATACTGCCTTATGCCAAAACCAAGCACCTTTAACCTTAGATGTAGGCACGCCGCCAACTACTTTAAACCTATATCCGGATGGGGTGCAAACCGTATGGAACACTCCGGATGGTTTTACCATAGGTCAAACGTGTACCGCCAATACCACCGGGCAATATATTGCCACCACCACCTATACCTATATTTATGATATAGATCAAACCCATACCTGCACCACCACCGACACCATTCAAGTAACCATAAACCCCCTACCCACCGCTACCATTAGCCCCACCCCCGATGCCAACGGCTTTTTATGCGGCGAGTACCTAACCGAGCTAACCGCTTCGGGAGGGGTAGCCTACCAATGGTCAACAGGCGTTACTACCCAAAGCATATTGGCATACTTTCTGCCCTATCAATACACTGTAACCGTTACCGATGCCAACGGCTGCCAAAACAGCACTTCGGTAATTGTGGGCTACCGAGCCCTTGCCGATCTTGGCGCCGATATTGCCGTATGCCAAGACCAAGTACCCATTACCCTAAGCACCCCCACACCCCCAACCACCAATACTGATGAGCTTGAGGTAGCCTACCTGTGGAATACCGGTGCAACCACCCCCGCCATTAGCGTAACCCAATCAGGTACTTACAACGTTACCGTTACCTACACCAACAAATTTGGCGAGCAAACCTATACCTGTACCGCCACCGACACCATTCAAGTTACCGTAAACCCCCTGCCCACCCCCTCCATTGCCAACGATAACCTGTACGATTGCCAAACTACTGCCGCCACCCTTTGCGTACAACCACAAAGCTACGACAACTATTATTGGAGTACCAACGAAACAAGTCCCTGCATTACCATTGACCAACCCGGTACCTATACCCTTACCGCCACCACCCCCGAAGGCTGCCAAAACAACGCCACCTATACCGCCACCGATTTTGACCTTACCGGCTACCAATTTACTGCTGATGTGGTTATTGCCACCAATACCACTTGGAACGCGGCAAGTTTTGCCCAAGGCATTATGCGCACCAAAGGCAATATAATAGTGCAGCCCGGCGTAACCCTTACCATTGATAACCTAACCCTGCATTTTGCCGACCAAAAAGGTATTATTGTGCAGCAAGGTGTGGTAAATGATGTGCCATTGGCGGGTAAACTACTAATTACCAATAGCCACCTTACCAACGACATTTGCCAACCCACCCAACCCTGGCAAGGCATACAACTACACGCCGACCAAACCCAAGCACAAAACACCCCCGCCCTTATTGATGCCTACCACGCCCACCTTAGTACCCAAAACACCACTATTGAAAACGCCATGATGGGTGTAGCTGCCGGCAAAACCGTTATTACCCAAATAGCCCCCAATTTGCAACAAATTGAAGAATTTGGCGGCGGTATAGCCGCTATACACAGCACCACCTTTAAAAATTGTGCCGTAGGCGTAAAACTACACCCCTACCAGTTTGCGGCTGCCACCACCATAAAAAACAGCCAATTTATGATAACCGACCCCTTTATTGCCTCCTACAACAACCCCGCTAACAGCTATATAGGTGTTTGGTTGAAAAGCATTAACGGCGTAGCCATAACCGCCACTACGTTTAACAATACCAATCCAACCGTTTTCGATATAGAAAAGCAAGGCATAGGCGTATTGGCTGTTAATGCCGACCTGCGCCTTGGGCAATATTATAGCCCCATTGACGGCGCAAACCTAAGCTGCACCTTTACCAACCTAAGCAAAGGCATAGATGCCTACGGCAGCGCCAATGTGTATAATGCCCTGCAAATTTGGCACAATACTTTTACCCAAACTCGGCGCGGCATAACCCTTAACGGCAACGCCTATTGCACGGCTATTGGCAACACCTTTACCGTACCGCAGAGTAATAGTACCAATAACAATACTTATGCTTATTGGTTGCAAAATGCCAACGGCTGCCTTATTGCCAACGACAGTATTGCCACTGATAATATTGATATTGGAAATCATTTTACCTTTGGTATTGTGGCTAATGAAATTGAAAACGGTAGCGATATATTAGACAATACTTTTACCGGAGTTTTTGAAGCTGCTAATTTGTTTATTGGGCAAAACGACAACCTAAATATTACTTGCAATAGCTATAAAGATTTGAATATTGCCGACTGGCGTTTACTCGACCTTGAAGATATCCAAAATAATAACGTAATTCATACCGGACGACTAAACGAACAAGGTGTTTGTATTTTTGACGAAATGCTAAACGAACCCAACCACAACCAATGGCATAGCCCCACCAACGAAATGCCTAAAGCACATTGGCACATTAACAATGCAAGTACCGACCCCAATTTTTCAGTTGTTGTAAAATGGGACGAAAACTGCCCCGGATGCGAACCAACCGACCTAAATGGGGCAGTAAATGCCGACTATTATTGTAAATCTTCTGACGATATATGTCCTCCATTATACAACTCGGCTAACGGCAATGGCGGTGGTATAGGTATAGGCAGCGATATTGGTATAGCTGCCATTAACGATACTATAAGGCAATATATAGCGCAAAACAACTACACCAATGCTTTGCAATGGCAAACAGTAATGCCCAATACCTGGTATTATTTATCAACGGCTACGAGTTATTTGCAGCAAGGCAATTTTGGGCAAGCACAAAATGCCATGAACAATATTAGCAACACCCAACTACAAAAATGGTATCAACTAAACTATGAGTTACTACAAGATACTTTAGATGAAGATGCCGTATTAGACAGTTTGACCATATTGGCTAATTACCAAAAAGGAACTTTGGCAAGCACTTTGGCAGAATCTGTATTGGCAGAACATGAAAATACACTACAGTTACGCAATGTAGGTATGTATAATAATGGCAAAACCAAAAACAGTACTATTGTAGCAAACAATAACGGGCTGTTACAAATACACCCCAACCCGGCAAAAAATAAGGTTACTATTAGTTACCATACCCCAGTTGATGATGCCAGTTTAGTAATAAGCGATATTACCGGAAAAATAGCCTCGGTTATCGTCTTTGAAAGCGAACAGATTACTATTGATACGCAGCACTTACCTTCGGGCATTTATATTGTAACATTACAGCAAAACCATACTGCCTTAGCTATGGTTAAACTTGTTGTAACCAAATAG
- the rpsP gene encoding 30S ribosomal protein S16: MPVRLRLQRKGSKRKPFYHIVAADSRAKRDGKFIERIGWYNPNTKPGTMEISHERALTWLKNGAEPTTTVRSLLSKAGVLYLKHLHRGLAKGALTQEQVESQFKAWLDGKAKKTNHTVALASWVADKPKPSFKPRVTVTPVATIESPPATTPQQPETAAEAETTADAETVAEEVQPQTEVQAEIDAPNNNNDTPSSEDENA, from the coding sequence ATGCCTGTAAGGTTAAGATTGCAACGCAAAGGCAGCAAACGCAAGCCTTTTTATCATATTGTTGCAGCAGACTCTCGCGCTAAGCGCGATGGTAAATTTATTGAACGTATTGGTTGGTATAATCCTAACACTAAACCCGGCACCATGGAAATTAGCCACGAGCGCGCGCTTACATGGCTTAAAAATGGCGCCGAGCCAACTACAACCGTTCGTTCCTTGCTTTCAAAAGCGGGAGTACTTTACCTAAAACACTTGCACCGCGGCTTAGCCAAAGGTGCTTTAACCCAAGAACAAGTGGAGAGCCAATTTAAAGCGTGGTTAGATGGCAAGGCCAAAAAAACAAACCATACCGTTGCGCTTGCTTCGTGGGTGGCAGACAAACCAAAACCAAGTTTTAAACCCAGGGTAACCGTTACCCCAGTCGCCACTATTGAAAGCCCACCCGCAACAACGCCTCAGCAGCCCGAAACTGCCGCCGAGGCTGAAACCACCGCTGATGCTGAAACCGTAGCCGAAGAAGTTCAGCCCCAAACAGAAGTACAAGCTGAAATTGATGCGCCCAATAATAACAACGACACGCCAAGCAGCGAAGACGAAAACGCTTAG
- the rimM gene encoding 16S rRNA processing protein RimM has protein sequence MQPNNHFVKIGRLVKTKGLKGAIKASFEVFFLDYLADQTALPQHLYLHINNQFVPYFVKTIRTEFSCELEFENIATKTAAEPLQHKDIYFENAPLEAYLQDENDLNYLIGYKVFDGNTELGKIEDIYYLPENELAQVIYQNREVLIPLNDHFITKIDRRSKRINFTLPDGLLALYLQTTPHIPDDLDTET, from the coding sequence ATGCAACCCAACAATCACTTCGTAAAAATTGGGCGACTGGTTAAAACTAAAGGCCTCAAAGGAGCAATTAAAGCCTCTTTTGAGGTTTTCTTTTTAGATTATTTAGCCGACCAAACCGCTTTACCCCAGCATTTATACCTGCATATAAACAACCAATTTGTGCCTTATTTTGTAAAAACTATTCGCACCGAGTTTAGTTGCGAACTTGAGTTTGAAAATATTGCCACCAAAACCGCCGCCGAACCATTACAACACAAAGATATTTATTTTGAAAACGCCCCCCTCGAAGCCTATCTTCAAGATGAAAACGACCTGAACTATTTAATAGGCTACAAGGTTTTTGATGGCAATACCGAATTAGGCAAAATTGAAGACATTTATTATCTTCCGGAAAATGAACTGGCACAAGTAATTTATCAAAATCGCGAAGTGTTAATTCCACTTAACGACCATTTTATAACAAAAATAGACCGGAGGAGCAAGCGCATAAACTTTACACTTCCGGATGGATTATTAGCATTGTACCTGCAAACAACTCCGCATATTCCGGATGATTTGGACACCGAAACCTAA